In the Glycine max cultivar Williams 82 chromosome 6, Glycine_max_v4.0, whole genome shotgun sequence genome, gaaagaaaaacagtGTTCTAATCCCTGTGCAATAACTTGCCTCTCACTAAATAACACATGATTGATCAAGTAAACCAACACTGCATTGACATTACCTTTGAAGTGGACGAATGGGTTCTTCTGCGCCTCCCATCATACAGTCAAATATCTATTTCACCATCCCCATCTCAGAAACTGTGTTGCAGCTATCATGGCCCCCCTACCAGACTATCTATCACATAGGAACAGTGGCATACAAACTTTGTTTGCCCCCTTCTTCGCACGTTCATCTTGTCTTCCATGCCACACTCCACCACCGTTTCAAGGGACCACCCCCACTTTCCCCTCCTCCGCCAACTCTTATCGAAAACACCATTTTCACAAACACTCCCTTTGACAAAATCGAAACACCTTTTTCTAATACTCACCAAGCTCCCTCTCATGTTTCCAAGATAGGCTCTTCGATTCCCAATCCAAACTCAACTTGCCCACCCACTCAACCAATCATGTCATTACCCACGTGGCTCCATCACCACTAGCCACTCGTTGGGCCTTTGTGGACAAAGGCCTTATCGAACTCGGGGGTATTGTTATGGGACCACCCACAAGTTATATCAAGCCCAAAAGAACTCTCAAAGAGGCCAACAAACTTATGGATCATATACACTGAATTGGATCGCTAGAGACCTTCTCTGCTTTATTTTATTCCCATCCTAGAAATTTCCTAGAGTAAAGGAATTGTACCAGCTATAGGACACTCCTTGAAGGAAATATCCACCCTTTCGTATTTAAATCGCTTTGTCTTAATGAAATACCATAGAAGAATGTTATCTTTATTTTAgatcttttattttgttattgtgGAGACCATCCCTCTCAAATTGGACAAGATCCTTCATAGGGTTTTCTTACCCAAAACCTTATCAAATGTTCCCTAGGGCATATCTCTTTACAAAAGATATTCAAGAGAATCTCTGATTCCCCCTCTCTAAAATGGTACTCACTACAAATAACTGATATCTCTCACACAACACACCTTTACTTATGTAACCAATTTTGTGCCAAAAATCTACCATACCATCTCACTTCTTTGAACACAAGTAAAATTGCACTAGCTTTGGGCTTATAAACTTTTCATATTTAGGGTCAATAAAACAATTACTCATGcagaaatatatatgtatgcatatatatatataccaaacaAAATTTCATATCTAATAATGCAGAGAAGGAATTACCTCTAACCTTGGTTTTGATATTGAGGACGATGCTCCTGTGCGAGGCTGTCCCAGTCATGCACCTTTTTCACACTATTATTTTCAGAGGTTCCAACTTTGGGCACATAAGCTGGAGCAAAAGGGCCAAACTGATAGCTCTCTGAAGTCTGCTTAGCatctttttttatgatgattttcTCTAACTGAGCTCGTGGACTAATATTTTCGTGTTGATTTTGCATTTTAGAATTCTGGCCATCCATGGACAAATCAACTTTGTTCCTTTTAAAACTTATGTTTCCAATGTCAGTTCCAAACATCCTTTTCCGTGACTCTTtgacatttgaattttgagccAAGTCAACTGATCCACCCCATGTTTTTCCCCTCACACCCAACCACCTGAATGCTGGTTTTCTTGTGTTTGTTGTATGGGTCTACATCCATTTTAAACTCATCATAAACTTAttgtaattcattttaaacTCATCATAAGCTTATTGTAATTTATTAGAATACAAAAAGTGCAGAGGCAAATTTAAATGGtgaaaataaacaatataataCTCCTACGCATGAATTGAATCCCACCACAAACAGTCTAACAAAAACCAACAAACTAACATTGACTGATAAAAAAACTACTGTTGTAATGCTCTTAAGGGAAAATTTAAAGTGAACTGAGGAGAATATCACCTTCTCGATTAGGTTCATGGAGGATAACACATTCGCAATATCATATAGACGTCTGACTTTTGCTGTAAGATAAATATCATACAAGTAAAAACTGAGAAAGTTAAATGCTTCTTCCTCCTTTGTCAATCAATAATGAACAAGTATAAGGGTGTATTTGGAAGAGCTTTTAGACTTAACATATGCACTTCTGTAATCGTTTGAGAAAgctaataaaaataacttatgacGTGTCCATAAGCTGTCTTTAACTTATTTCGATAAAATTTTCAGAATAACTTATAAAAAGGATCTGCAATTATATAAAAGAGAAATGCTAACAACACACTCATTTAAATAGTTTCTCTCTTGTTCACTGAAATTCATTGAAAATCACCAAATTTTGAgtctcactttttatttaacaaaagtTTAGTATCACTCACTTCTATTGTTGGCATTTCCAAGCAACAACTTTGCAGCTTCGTCAAGGGAGATCATTTCAAACTGAGTAATTGTTGGAAAATATCAACATATTAGCACGTAATCAAATTGAAATGTCAAAGAACCGTTCAAGAAATTAGCAACACTCACATTAGAGCAGACAAAAAGCTTGACAAAATTCTGAGTAAGCAATGCCAGAGATTTTTCCCTTCTGTTTTCTGCAAAACATGAAGTGGTGTCAATACTTGTAATATCACAATGCTCTATTTGTAAATACCACACCCTCCTTTTATGTTtcatatttcaaagaaaagGAATGTTAATAATGTTAGGAAGTCCCACATGTCTAGTTCTTGGGATACAACTTATATATCTCTTGGATAACTTCACTTAgtgtcaattggttttaagttgagATCTAACATAGTATCAAAGTCTATAGCCCATCTTAGTTCTTGCCTATTCCAGAGGCAGGCCTCTGTGTAGGGGTGTTAGGAAGTCCCACTCAGTGTCATTGGTTTTAGAttgaaatctaaaaaataaaatactctttAACACATTTATTACTTCCACCATCTTTTGGCAATTCTttttatttgcaaaaaaaatatttttttaatgtcaatAATCAATATCTCTCCAACTCCCATTAGTCACATGTCagaaatttatgaccattttttttttccttgctcatctttttatttgcaaaaaaatattttttttaatgtcaatAATCAACATCTTTAAGTGCATGTCTGGAAATGGGTTAGAATGGCGCTGAATGAAAGTTTAGCACCTTGGAATGCACAAATGAAATCTAAACCTAAACCAATCCAACCATTGAACTTTAAATGCATTCTGGAAATGGGTTGGGATGGCCCTGAACGGAAGTTTAACCCTTTCGAATGCACAAACATACTAGTATTGTGAATGATGAATTGTGTTCAACGTGTGATCAGTTAGATGTAACTGtagcaaaaaatttaaacataccaTTCTTGGAGGATTTGACAGTAGCAGTGTAATCAGGATTTTCCTTCTCACTCTGACTCCCAATGTTAATATTAGGAAAtgtttcttcttcctcctcctcatcaTCAGACACCTAAAACAGTTTGTTTAACACTAAATTAATCACCAATTGACAAAACTTCCTATCAAGGGTTTCCTATTCTAAACCTTCCTATTCTAAACCTAAACACGGACATGAACAGAAAGATGAAGTTATACTTTTTCCACCCTTATACGCcaggaatttatttatttttctctgccatgacataaaatttaagttaaagaAAACGATGTCAAGGGAAGGGAATGCAATGATCGAAGCTAGAAATCAGAAGCatcctatttttttctctcttttttctttatttttttctctttttcaataCCACGGAATAGAGACAAATCACTCACTTTTGCATTGTCATTGGAGTCATCAAATGATCCAGGATTCTCCTTCAAACCTTCATCCTACAAAACAATTAGAAACCTAGAATCAAAGTCAAATCTTAGTTGTGTCGGTGTCAAACAAACTCGTCTAATCTTTCAAATAAGAAAACCTTAAGTTCTTGTAAGGCAGCAGGAATTGCACAAAATCCTTTCCAAGTATACTGATTCTTAGCTTTTCTGGTTAGCAcctgaaaatttaaataaataaataaataaaaaacatgctaGCAAACGAATCAAAGATCACCGACTTGTCTGAGAAGATAAGACAGAAAATTACACCGACACTCTCTAAAACATTAACGATGTCGTAGATCCGACGTCTTTCTACACCTAACCGCGAAGCTGCGTCATCGAGACCGACCAGGCGCACACCTTCTTTGTTGTACAAACTCAGAAAACTGCATCATCAAGACGCGCGTTGAAACTAGAGGACcgattaaatcaaacaaaaaaaggaaaaagagaaaaaataaagaaaaaagagagaaaaaaaacttgGTGCAGAGGAGGCCGAGAGATTTTTGCTTTCGGCTATAGGTGTGATGGGTAGACAAAGAAGTCATGGAGGTCCAAGAAATCgatgggtttttttttatttttttatttttgttctgaaaGGGTGGATTAGGGTAGAGATATTGGAGAGAGAAAGACGATGTTGGGTTGGGGCGGCAGGGTGAACTATTTTCAATTGTTGAAGAGCGGGAATTGACCTGACGAGGCGCTGGATAATCAAGATTTACTTTAACATGGAAAGATTACCTATCTTTACTggggagaaaagaaagaaaatgtataaggaaaataaaataaatttatattaaacgaaaaattgaaggaaagaaaaaaaaataaacttatattttttattttcctctattttttcttagaccaaacaaaataaaataaaataaaaaacatcactatgtcattttttctattaattttcttttcctttaactTGCACTCCTTCCGGATAGATCCTTAAGGTGAGTAAAATGTTAGTTGGATTATAgcccattttttaatttttaagttgatTTGTTGATGTTATTGTGCCTATGATGAATTTAGgttacattataattttaatttctttttaagtttttatttgtaattttattcctttgttttaaaaaaaatataattttgtgtacatttcttttattattatttttattataataaattcaattattttttataatacctTAAGTTAAGTctagaattcaaattcaaatggatccaaataaaataataaaacatatactgAATTGACTATTAgacaaaaagtataaaaaaaaattacaaaataagatcaaaatcacaaaacatgATATAGAAGAACTAAAATCATGGATAAaaaatttttaagatattaaaattaaaatttagccATGAATTTATAATGTTCCGgattcaaatttgaaataaggatttttgttgtttttattttaaaaggcaCAATAAGTATCTTGTCATTTAGCATAACAAGTTTGGTcgggtaaaaataaataaataaaataaaataaaataaaaatcatttttatcaataaaagttaaaacttttttttcctgtagTCAAATCTACTCtcgtatataaatataaattgagtAAAATGTATAAAAGTCGTTTTAAAAGGTTCAAGCTAGCATAATAAGTTTGGtcgagtaaaaataaataaatttaaattaaagataaaatagagaaaattttattttaaaatattgcctctcgtctcaaatataagagaaaaatatccTTTATTTAATTTAGGTGCTAATTTCAAACTATCAATAGCTATTTCTTATCtttaatatcaaattctaattaatgataaattagaaaaaaaaattaattaaaattaatgtaattaaatgtGATCTTTCTTAGTTagtgtttcatattttttttcaaatatttgaaaCTAGAAGGAATAGAAATTTAGTAAGATAGGaattcttttgaaataaattcattttttattaagaaaaaattattttttattttaaaattaaaatttaaaaaaaaaactaaaagctagttatctataaaaaataaacttaccaCAAAAAATTACCCCAAACATAACTTAAggatttgttttcaaatttgggATCACCAATTctaagaattaaattttaaaaactaaaatttaattatttataaattttttgaaaccTAGGACAAAAAATACCCCAAACAAAATCTAAGGATTTATTTTCTAACTTGGGATCACCAATTCTAAGAATTTCCGATACTACACAATACACATATTCAACATCAGATAATCACACATTGACATTTGCAGCTGCAAGTAAAAAGAGAAGTTTTAAAGAAGTTACAATAAAGGTACCAAAACAAtggcattgtttttttttttagtaagaaaataaaagcaacAACAAAAGGAACTAGAAACAGAGTGCCCACAGCATCAATAGATAACAGAGGCTGAATAGCAGAGGGGCACTGATCAAACAGGGTTTAAGAATTGTTGGACCTTGCTCTTAACTTAGCTAAAGCATCAGCACAATAACCTTGATTATGAAATTAACTAAAGTGGGttcacaaataattaaaactcGGTTAAATGATTACGTTAATCACTTAaactatttgaaaattttcaaaaacggCACCCTACActtaaaaagatttaaattggatttttctttaattgaacTCCTAAGTTTATTAAATCAGTTAATTGTCATTTTTGGGGATTTCAAGCCACACCATATACTAACTCTAGAGACTTTTAAGTTTATAgacccaattaaaaaaaaaatagtttagaacTCTAgctgaaaattttcaaaataattcagGGCCAACTGAGtaatttttacttgaaacaaattatttagtaacgtgaaattgaaaaataaaaataaaattgcaaagaTGATTCATTAATGAGAaacattaattcataaaaatggTAATAATTAGTTGCAATAGCTATACTTGCTACAAAATATTGGTTAAACTATTGATCAGTTAAGCAAACGTCAATTGAGATCAGATTCTCTCCAGCAATAAACACTAAGCACCCGCACAATATGATtgatttgaaaaggaaaagaaaaaataatttgttttccaaCTTCAAGATCGGTTTAAGACAGAATCTAAAATCAAACAACCAAGTTTGGCTAAAAACTGAATTTCTTCAACGATAATCCTTGACTGAATTTGCTGCAGAAATACattcagatttcaaatttttaatccGAGTGTATTTTATGATGTAATTGAGATAGAATGCAAACATAAATCAACTCAAATAGTGGGGGGAATGCACTAAACGCACAAGGTGAAGTTAACAAACAACAAATATTAAAGTTTCAAGGATTGATTAAGAAGTTAGCGATTAGAAACCCATGAATGGGTGAAAACTCATAAAACTAGATGGAATGACTAAAAAGGTCGAAAAAAGTTGTTCAAATTGTAACAAACAAGAACGAGTTAGGTAATTCACGTTTACCTTCAATACTACTACCAGTTTCACCACAAATTTCTGCAGCAAAAGCTAGACAGGATTATGGCATTGAAACAGCAGCAATCATTAATGCAATAAAATCAGTATTATTATTCTCAACCACAGCAAACACACTGCACGGCCAGAGAAAGCAACAACcacattttgttttctaaaagcaCGATACAATCTGTCTTTAACCATAATAGAATTCATATCTCACATAAACCTTTATTTATTCAAAGCAACTTAGTTGCGACTTGGGTCAGCAAAGAAGCTGTTGATGGAGGGCATAATCTCAGGAGTTCTGTTGCGCACATACTTCCTCAGGAAATGCTCAGCATACTTCTCTCCCTCAGCAAAGTTCTCCAACACTCCTGCCTTTCTTCCCTCCTTGTTCACCCTAAATACATAACAAGAACAAAAGAATCATCCATTGTTTTCCATTAATAACCAAAACACTAATACAAATTAACTAACAGAAACAACTCTTATGATGAAAAGACTCAATGCCTGATaaaacatttgattttttttcaattgaggCTGTTCCCTCGAGCTACAATTGGGATTGattcaacttattttaaaaaagagttaacatgcaatttgatctttgaaagtgatatcctatttatttttactCCCCAAAAGTGTAGGTGTGTACAATTAAGTCCCCAAATCACATTTTTAGTCTTTCCATCACAAATATATACTCAAAATGTGAATAAATGGTGAGCGAAATTAATACATTCTGAAGAGAAGAGATCAAATTGGACACATTTACACTTTTGAGAACTAATTAGGCTctgaaaagattaaaatattgaaGGGCCGAATTGTATACACCAACACTTTCAAGGTCTAAAGATAAATAGGATGTCGATTTCAATGTCCAAATTGTATATTATTCTGTTTCCAAAGATTCCGAATTGAatgaataaaatcaatattcacCCTGATTCTTCTATGTGCTTTTGACTTGGCTAGTCAAGGAAGAATTTTTATTCACAGTCAAAACCTACCAAGTTTCTTATCATATTTTCCCCCTTTCCTTCACCATTTTATCATCAATACAaataccaatttttttatttatctttaaataaagaattcgtaTAATCGCAATTCACAAAGGGTCAAAGACTAACAAGtgagaaatttaacaaaaaaacgcAACAAGTATTAATCCCAAATCCCTAATAATTCAGACGATCCCatccaaacaagaaaaaaaccCTCACAGCATAAAAACCAATTTCAATCGTTTAAAAGATCAAAACCTAAAAACTAGAAGAAACCAATTTCAATAcagaaaatgagagagagagacctGACTTCAGGGTTGATGCAGATATTACGAACCAATTGGAATCCACAGATCCCAACAGCGGCACCAACCGCAGCGAACAGTGGATACAcctgaaaaagaaacaaaaaaaaaaacagtgaaaCCCTAAAACGAAAAAGCAACGGTGGAATACAAATATTCCGATGATGGATCGAAACGAACCTCGGGTCTGAGCCAGTGGTTTGCCATGGATAGTTGCAGCGTTGAAACCAGAAAGGGGGGAAAGCAAAGAAAGAGAGCGCTTGCAATGCGAAAGGCGGAGACAGAGAGAGGAGTGGGTAGTGACAGAGGAAGTTTATGTGCGTCTTAAAATATTGTGTAAATTTTTCTAGACGCAATTCTATTGGTGGATAGAACTAGTTGCAAGGGTAGGATACCCATACAGCGTTGTGCTTGTGCACGCAACTCGATGCGCTGCAAAACTAACACCCAATCATAAAACGCCAGCTCAACATTACTCCCTCCGTCCCTTCCCTTCTTTTTTTGAATGGATCCGTCCCTTCCCTTCAAAGTTAAAACACTAGTTTTCAAACCGGTGTGATGGCAGAATAAACAAAagaatttgagtattttttttatttttattttatttgttatttaaatataaaaatagacagaAACATGTgtcaaagaaaatttttatttgtttttttaattaatatcacaattttattttaaatttaaattagataaaattaactgaaaaattaacttactaaaatatgaatatttgataaaattaattgttaaaataatttaaaaaatataaaataattgaaaataataaaattatgatttatttaaataataaaactataataaaaGTCTTTTCTAAATGTAAAATGAAACCGTTGCTTAAAATCAAATTGCACGTCCCAATGGACTCCACATGTGGGCTCATCTTACCTCCTGAATATATGTGGTGCTCACTTCTCACTGGTCTCCTTAAGTTTTCCATACCTTGcaaggtattagaaacatggattATATAACTAGAATCAATCCATCATGTATTATGATTAATACTtaccatattagattcataacaaacaAAAGCAAATAGAATACATTTCTTGTCCATCTAACTCTTAAACTTTAAGTAGTCTTTCTGCATATGCCCTTTCTTCTTGCAAAACAAACACTTGGACTCTTTCTTTATGATTGGCTGAGTAGGAATCTTGCCCTTGTTTTTGGGTTGATCCCCATTCTTCTTTCCATGAATGGTTAAGTTCGCCCTTTCGCCCTCTTCCATAATtaactttttctcttcttgaacacacatgATCATCAACTCATTAATTGACCATTTTGTCTTTATGTgtgttataatatattttgaaatgagCATATTGCAAGTATAAAGTACACAAAATATAGTGTACTAGGAATGAATCAGACATGGTAACCTCCAAGGCTTTTAGTTGAGCCACTATATCTCTCATGCGCATGATGTGATCACGTACACCCCTTATCCCTTGGAGTTTTAAGGATGAGAACTGCATTATAAGGGTGCTGGCAGGGGCCTTAtcaaatgtaaaaaattgaTCATCAATGGCATTCGAAAGATCCTTGACTTTTTCATGCTGATCGATAGAACTACGGATACTAGCAGATATATTAGTCTTTAGGAACATTACAACAGACGATTAGATCTCTTACACTTTTCATAAAGATCGACAACGTCTGGAGTGCTAGTTTCAGTAATGCCTGGTGGCTCGTCTTTCCTAATAGCATTGTCAATATCCATCCAACCTAAATGAAGGAGAATTCTCCCCCTCCAAACCTTATAATTGTCCCCTTTCAATTTGGGAATATCTCACTTAATATCAGAAATGTTTGTAGATTGATTAACTGTAAAGTTCAAGAATACATTCTCATTATTCATAATTTGAGACTCAATAAATTGTCATGTTTTACcaatgtaaaatattattagttCATGAACCTAATGACATACAATTTGCTTGTGGGCCAAAGTCTTACTCAATTAGATTCATAGTTATGATAAAACtatcaaattatgttcttttttctcaattcctgtgggtaaattaagaaatataatctgatattttatcttaattaatcatacaaacataacaaaattcTTGTAGGTATATTTTATcacattaaatatgattaatcataaccaatttttttaaatgtgatttttttatacttaatatataaacctaatcaattaaagatgttgtggctaagtggctattctttaattaattaaatcatattaatcacttaacattaattcttaataagagataaatatttacataatattttaaataatgtaaataaattgaataacatTGCATAAAAATATTCAAGATAACTTCGCatgtataaaatcataaaatcgtACACACAAAactttaaaagtaaataaataatatatgcatatctaatatttaaaacatataagCTCTTAACCATTAAATTTAATGTGCATAAATTATTTAGCTTAATATTGAATGcttaaatactaaaataaacatacaattaatcttaataaataattcaaacacGCTAATATGTAAGTTTACGCTTTCAAAAAGTTTACGCTTTTAATATTTAGAATATTAAACTGCTTTCAAGAAAGAGAGGATCCAAaatcttctttcctttttttattttaatatataaaagtttatgctttcaaacttttgttttacgCTTTCAAGAGTGTCGTATTGTACCTTATTCTAAAGGACCATTATActgttcatcttttttctctacttttctttttatattgaacaaaacaaaacaatgttACTCCATATAATACCAAAACAAAAGCAAGGCAGAGGCATTTTAACGCTCTGATGCCAAttgtaaaatatatacatattgatctaaacatgcaaatgaatttaAAGTCATATTCAGATCAACaacaaaagctaaaaaaagcACAACCGTACCTTCAGCCATTGCAAATCAAACACGAAGTGGCGTAAGCACGAACTCGAAGGCAACTCTATTTTTTCAGACTCTTACTCACTCTgaataaattgtatatttttctaaatagaGAAATAGACTTGttgatacaaaactgagagcatCTCAAAATAGAGTCTGCGCATCACAGATCTTAACCAATTTGTATGTATCAGAACGTGGATTTGAGAATAGAGACGTGAGTTTGTTACTGAATGTGACAGAAATAAAGATTAAACGTGGAAGAAAAATGGATCAGattcagaaaataaattttccaaaaaattacAACGAGAAAAAACAATCCAAAGAGAACGTGAACCCATTCGAATATTTCATGACCAAAAACTAAAAGTCCTACGTACAACTATtagaagaatatatatatatatataattatttctatttttgcaTAATATGGTCATGATTTTATAAAGTAAAGTTAGGCTTTTGTACTATACAAATACTTGTGTACCATAAAAATCACCTGGGAtctgtattaaaaaataaaaaaagcagaTGAATGGAGCTCAGAAAACTAAATGGATCATGGATTGATCATAGATCATGTGAGGGAGCGTAATAGAAGAGAAGCGAATCCTATGACAGCAGGGGATGAGTGATGCGTATCGAATCCTATGACACAAAATCAAGATATTCCTCCTTTCAGATTCACACTCACATATACGGAGGGAGGACCCACCACCTGAGTGACTCGGTGCTGT is a window encoding:
- the LOC100818090 gene encoding E2F transcription factor-like E2FE isoform X4, whose amino-acid sequence is MTSLSTHHTYSRKQKSLGLLCTNFLSLYNKEGVRLVGLDDAASRLGVERRRIYDIVNVLESVGVLTRKAKNQYTWKGFCAIPAALQELKDEGLKENPGSFDDSNDNAKVSDDEEEEEETFPNINIGSQSEKENPDYTATVKSSKNENRREKSLALLTQNFVKLFVCSNFEMISLDEAAKLLLGNANNRTKVRRLYDIANVLSSMNLIEKTHTTNTRKPAFRWLGVRGKTWGGSVDLAQNSNVKESRKRMFGTDIGNISFKRNKVDLSMDGQNSKMQNQHENISPRAQLEKIIIKKDAKQTSESYQFGPFAPAYVPKVGTSENNSVKKVHDWDSLAQEHRPQYQNQG
- the LOC100818090 gene encoding E2F transcription factor-like E2FE isoform X5, giving the protein MTSLSTHHTYSRKQKSLGLLCTNFLSLYNKEGVRLVGLDDAASRLGVERRRIYDIVNVLESVGVLTRKAKNQYTWKGFCAIPAALQELKDEGLKENPGSFDDSNDNAKVSDDEEEEEETFPNINIGSQSEKENPDYTATVKSSKNENRREKSLALLTQNFVKLFVCSNFEMISLDEAAKLLLGNANNRTKVRRLYDIANVLSSMNLIEKL
- the LOC100818090 gene encoding E2F transcription factor-like E2FE isoform X1, translating into MTSLSTHHTYSRKQKSLGLLCTNFLSLYNKEGVRLVGLDDAASRLGVERRRIYDIVNVLESVGVLTRKAKNQYTWKGFCAIPAALQELKDEGLKENPGSFDDSNDNAKVSDDEEEEEETFPNINIGSQSEKENPDYTATVKSSKNENRREKSLALLTQNFVKLFVCSNFEMISLDEAAKLLLGNANNRTKVRRLYDIANVLSSMNLIEKTHTTNTRKPAFRWLGVRGKTWGGSVDLAQNSNVKESRKRMFGTDIGNISFKRNKVDLSMDGQNSKMQNQHENISPRAQLEKIIIKKDAKQTSESYQFGPFAPAYVPKVGTSENNSVKKVHDWDSLAQEHRPQYQNQGLTLKEDDREWT
- the LOC100499787 gene encoding uncharacterized protein, with amino-acid sequence MANHWLRPEVYPLFAAVGAAVGICGFQLVRNICINPEVRVNKEGRKAGVLENFAEGEKYAEHFLRKYVRNRTPEIMPSINSFFADPSRN
- the LOC100818090 gene encoding E2F transcription factor-like E2FE isoform X2; amino-acid sequence: MTSLSTHHTYSRKQKSLGLLCTNFLSLYNKEGVRLVGLDDAASRLGVERRRIYDIVNVLESVGVLTRKAKNQYTWKGFCAIPAALQELKDEGLKENPGSFDDSNDNAKVSDDEEEEEETFPNINIGSQSEKENPDYTATVKSSKNENRREKSLALLTQNFVKLFVCSNFEMISLDEAAKLLLGNANNRTKVRRLYDIANVLSSMNLIEKTHTTNTRKPAFRWLGVRGKTWGGSVDLAQNSNVKESRKRMFGTDIGNISFKRNKVDLSMDGQNSKMQNQHENISPRAQLEKIIIKKDAKQTSESYQFGPFAPAYVPKVGTSENNSVKKVHDWDSLAQEHRPQYQNQGVLTKQLQFI
- the LOC100818090 gene encoding E2F transcription factor-like E2FE isoform X3, with product MTSLSTHHTYSRKQKSLGLLCTNFLSLYNKEGVRLVGLDDAASRLGVERRRIYDIVNVLESVGVLTRKAKNQYTWKGFCAIPAALQELKDEGLKENPGSFDDSNDNAKVSDDEEEEEETFPNINIGSQSEKENPDYTATVKSSKNENRREKSLALLTQNFVKLFVCSNFEMISLDEAAKLLLGNANNRTKVRRLYDIANVLSSMNLIEKTHTTNTRKPAFRWLGVRGKTWGGSVDLAQNSNVKESRKRMFGTDIGNISFKRNKVDLSMDGQNSKMQNQHENISPRAQLEKIIIKKDAKQTSESYQFGPFAPAYVPKVGTSENNSVKKVHDWDSLAQEHRPQYQNQAWSSTTSS